The stretch of DNA ACTTATCGTGGCTCAGACAGCTTCTGgagccacgttgccatggcaacagagcatcaaatgacgctgcagggtcatgtgacgtcacgttaccatggcaatatgATGTCATGGTGCCAAGAAAGCCAGAGCCGAGGTAAGGAAGGGGGGCATGCGGAGAGGGGGATAGCAGTAAggagggcgcagggaaaaaaagattgtgctcccctgatTTACACCACCCAAAAGTTGTCATTGCACATTGCAATTTCGTCTTACCTCAGTTCACCTCTGTCATTTAGGGCAAACTTTGAATGGGACTGAGCACTGTGTTCACCTAGGAGTTAATGAAGATTGCTTTCTAGTCCTGAGTAATGCACAAATAGGAACCAATGAAATTACAAGACTACCGGTATGCCCTTTCTAGGAATGTGCTAGTTATACCATCCTAATATCCGACTAGGGAATAGCCACATTTCAGCTATCCTTGATAGCAGTGCATGAAACAATTTTACTGCACACTTAGGATAAAATTACTAGAAAATGACTAGCCATTTCACAAATAAGAAAACCGTCCAAGATAATATTGATAGCTGACTTATTCATAGTTACGCATCCAGCTTTTCTTGTTACTTTCCCTGCTCACACACAATAAGAGCCGATCCAGAAATGGTTAAACAGAATATCAACTGATGTATCCCTAATCAACacagtgggcctcatgcagtaagcgttgataagggaaatatggccatgttatagccaaaattgggtttgagattcagtaagcgccgataagtgcttcatatcgccaggtttcggagccgataatttggttatggccagtcgcctgccgataagcctgttttcgacactgatcgccacttttttaaatcggctggattcaacaaaaaaaaacagcttatcggggctgatcggcactacgaaattgagatgttatggccgatttctcccgccaactaaagttggcagtttggacgggagaacgatcgctaaggctgccggaacggcacttagaaaaaaaacatcttccgtacatcaatggaagtcaatggagcggggacgtataacagtatagtactgtttacgtttcattgctcacaatacaagggggatttgcattacagtgtgggggcattccctgcattgtgtcacagctgatgtgtcttatttgcataacattcgacttttacatgttttcagcatttgcgggtcacattactcatcatgtgatgatgtggcaagggaaaatactatactacactcttaaaggagaacctcacatcatatcacacattttactcaactcagcgacaattatttacatgatgtcacacatgtcacacatgtcactcatacacagtatattcatcttcctttacattacacaatgcttgtaatgtgacacgcatctttaaacgttcatgtacatctgtcttctcatgtttacatatacttttgggtcctccctattttcatgacgtcacttattggacgctcaatcacattgcatgtttacattgtaaccgttgcattacaagcacttcaacctaacttatacacacatgtacagtaattcagcattgggacaccttgtaaactcattctataccaactatcctccttacacaaatgcatgcatatgcacacgactattcattgttgccaacatgtcacaataacatggataattacacatgttacacaaaacttttcccacgtcaatctcagcctttttgtctcattacatgactgactcttgcgttcacaagtgttacatgcattgcacatgcaactatttatttgcaagcaatctttgtacaaagcttcacgtcacatcattgccaaatatcatcattccctgcagaatacacacaacaaatacttagaacaacaagtgcacacagcttgccacagaagtactttattatgttaatgtaacaccttgcattttactatgtcacctgacatcatcacatacctatttaaaggacgcacattacctgctcattcacagctactcatttcaaaatgttgcgaatgtttaggagacgcaggaacattcttttctatgacatgcttgctgatcaagagaatgatatagggcaaggtagggacacaccgagggacagtgacagtgacgcggatacgacagggacagggagagggacaggccgagggacaggtagagggacaggagatcagaggagaagacagaggagacaacttgtgcctcgtccgcgtctgtacagggagagaaccctgttagatgggatgagtgaggaggagattgtaagtcgctatcgtttgagttcagcagcaatcttagctctttatgaggagataaggggggatttagattttttcacagccagaggtcgtgcagtccctgggcttgttaaaatgctgtgctcattacattatcttgcttccgcgtcataccagacaactgtgggcatagtgggcggggtctcgcaatctacattctcgcgggccttgacccagtttctctatgcactcaatagacgcgctaggaattatattcattttcctacagaggcgacagagtggctggaagtcaggactggcttttataatatagcagggataccatctgtgctgggtgcaatcgattgcacacatgttgctttgattgcacctagtcagagtgagcatgtgtaccgcaatcggaagcactaccattcactcaatgtacaggtggtatgtgatgccacgatgaggataatgcatgtggtacccaagttccctggttccagtcacgattcctctatcctgaggaactcttcagtcttccatgcgttcgaagagggacattttgaacctggttggctgctgggtgagtacatatttacatgttctaacacaaaacacatgttgatttaggaatgttggcattgtacaatttgatcactaatgtcagcttatgtgtgctccattcattataggtgactcaggatacggaattaggccgtggctcttgactccggtgctaaaccctcaaactgaagcagaggacaggtacaatgcagcccatatatctacaagatctgttatagagaggacatttggcctactcaagaccaggtttaggtgtctggacagaactggtggggctcttctatacaagcctcaaaaagtgtctgatattatccttgcctgttgcattttgcacaatgttgcactcaggcacaatgtacagtcagacctagctgaggctttggtagacgagcatcccacccatgtagctgctgaaaatgaacaaacagccagtggtggccagacacgacagaatctcatcaattcatttttttcttgtaagtacaaactcatatgttcctagtactacttttatagtttaattatgttatattaacaataatgtttctttatataaccttctgttaggacacagatgaatatgggttgcacacctttcttttctctgctgtgtgcacaaagggatgtggcaccggtatgttattgttgcacaggttatataatccctcttcaattgtactttagttgtgtgtatgtgaatacaaattgggtaacaaagcaataatattttagcattgtgttattccttatgctaagacaaaacacatattatgcccataatcattcatgcttctagtatgcttacatacaatgttattggtgcagtgtaacatgtacatccatatgatgtgtacaccaggctgatttacattttgaatgtcatgaaatatacatggtgttgtacatttaacaccaaatacacactttgctgtgttgtttacggtactgaagatggcatgtcaatgtttgcaatttatatattgttcctttgcattataggtatatctccagtatgactgatcatggtatgtatatttgctgacatctctcataagatgtggctacctcaatcttcctataattattggaactaaaaacccaacatattggtttaaacacaaatgttacatatatgtactttctgtatcatgtatatgcatttagctactcttgagctttcatgtgcattgtattacaaaatgattactcacatttcatcacattttatgtatgtttccttataatttccattaatgtaatatagaggtggttggagaaaaggggataactgtacttatttgtttacttacgggagcacattcatcactagcatagacacactttttaagacaactgtttgtgtctctatcaattggtgtaggatccatgtataacaccgacaaatgataacaccagctttattatggtagcttatatcatcatattgactatactatgtatttctaaacgattaataaacacagtaaactatagttagttaggttaatgaaatatacacagaaacgtacttcataacatgatggtgatgtcatattcagaacatcatgcattggaggggaccataacatctggccactaacattatttgctacagtcccaaaccattttatctacatacccatgtaacaagagattttaaaaataaatggctacttggttgtaagtgtcctttacattgggagaaggagtggctcactgagtaaagacacacactggcactgatagtttgaagcaggggagtctggttcaattcccggtgtgggctccttgtgaccttggccaagtcactttatctccctgtgcctcatgcggcaaaaaaacatttgtacgttccacgggccagggacctcaggctgaaacatgtgtctgtaaatcgctgcgtacaactagcagccctatacatgaacatgctcatattattattattattgttacatagtttcgacagtcatacgttccattacatattagaatacacaaatgtgttagcagagtgggaatggttgttatatataaaacacaccatgtcataaaatgttagtagtcattaaagaacactcaataaaaattcatgaggcactcttttgcaacatcattatgttaattaagtgcttatgcaatataggcataagggtatcacatttttaattgtttgttaataagcgctgcaagcaatataaaattagttccatatgtagtatagtagtcggtggctcctcctcacaatcatctcatataaaggtagactcttctgaaatcatacattgatccgattgtatcttccccgacatctctgaaatacagcaaacacatgatggtcaaagatggcaccttactagatatgcatccgtgacaacgcgttacgcagctctatatgattgtgtagatacacacgtcactcacttatatgttagaagtaaaactgttcatcagtatgtaatgtttctttaaatttgtagcaggcataactatgtataagaagtgaacgttgcctgtatactgaaagatgtgcgcgcacatctttgtgtgcgcacgcacttcacgcttggctccactaactgttagcgcatgcgcaaaacaaagcgtacgttgtgcgttcaatacatgttgaaaataccagtaaacataacatctttatttcaaatacaatgaagacgaaactacattcgttctaaacgagtacatctgtattctttttaaacagacgtgtttgaacagaaagcacggccgataacacaatgcgcaaatgcaatacgtgtgacgtcatgttaagccagcgtgaaacgcacgctaacactcctcccactcaattaacattcggctaacgcccagggtacgcctacaaacactgagccgcacgcatcacacactgcagttaccgttactataacaaaacatgacagccaataggctttgaggcgcgcacgtcgcttgggggcgggacttacatcactaatcctttttaaggacgccttggcccatgacaagggtcccacgtcatacgtggtggacccggttttcaatgttgtagatgttgcatgataacaaaacaggtatgtgttagagtaatggtaaaatgttgctaatatgtttaaagggataggaaagtacgtatatttattccgtcagcaatgtgtactactctttcaggtcctactatattgtattaggaaacaatttgtttgtgatcgctacatgttatgcagtctgcaatgttacgctgtatccacgcattgaaagtgaaaatggtggttacaaaaaaaaaaaaaatttaaacgcagagtcaacgcataacgattgttatatttaccattcttctagaattaactcttcgcctggctgcaactggtcgctccagaaatgcaagccattttcatccacgcttaacccaaccgctgaatccagtatggcacatatctcctccaggatgcgctcataggaatcgccactgctttcttcaaataattggtcgggaggtaggttcatttcttccggttcccattccaatgcaatttcagctgaaaggcttggtacataatcatagtacttttgttcttgtacaatgtgggtttcaggaatggaggctgcagatattgcagcacgtatcgattcaaacggatcagtagtagcggatacattgctattgccattaggaataaatatgcctttcacgacaatataagtgccgtctttcaggataaattgtttttccggggcaatcttccagaaaccataggtgtgttgtagcttatcctggtcacgttcaaaaaagtcattacttgataaagtgaatcttattgaggaattaaaattccgtgcatgcttacggtcttggtaataaggatattttgctcgaatgaaatcatcgatttggcgtgtgcttgctttctgtccgcgactgttcaagatggcttcacagatcatgtacttataccctaaaaggggattaatattgttaacgaattcatcagccatgtctgagtagcacaaaagctgtgtgcaggtctgtgttatttgctcatcaaaatgaatgtgctgaatggctaacaaactcctgtttttccttgtcaaggtcaacaaaagtaactactttgactccttatttcaaacgccaattggatttgtttgtctaattgggttaacagttgtggttcgtgatatgggactgtgggagaaacatttctccttcttttatctcgtttgtgaaaaacatccctagactgtgaatgcgttcacatagtgtttttttgaaaaataacaaagaccagtgtgtgaaaatatttcttagccaggcatatcagtaaaaacacacctgcaaaaagaaatgttttttccccgcttacatttctgtgtgtatgtgaaagtctggttaactccctgtctgcatgagtttaaatacgtgtgtatatatatatatatatatatatatatatatatatatatataaatatatctcttataaaaatatatatatatttatatataatattttttttttttttatattgcaggagtacacacaacattgatggcattaagtataccttgtatgaaacctatttaaatggtgagaaacatgattgaattaagtaataaacatttgtttaagcacaatactgttagagtctcatacttaggatatttctcaaacattaggcctgtattattaaaatagtgttttcacaaggaagcatgaagtgtattagtttgtgtataccagtttatatagtactatatatatatatatatatatatatatatatatatatatatatatatatatatatatatatatatatatatatatatacacactcacacactcacactcacactcacactcacactcagtgtgtgtgtgtgtatatatattattatacattctgagatgttatagaaacgaacacacaactgattaaaggacaaaattacaatggccaagcaaggcaaaggtaagtaataatttacacataatcctgctgtacacgtacaagaaagatgtttgcacttacttaggtgttttaataattgcatgtgactaatatgcatatgcaattcttacatcaattaacacacccaaatgcaatgttttgctgcaaagtcaatggcagcttctctaaacttagcaactggctcctggtggaccattactgaacagacgattacaacataaatatttataacacaattaattatgagtgttaacatttccaaaacttcacgtgtacaagaacatagttgaaagtttggaaacaacacagtcttcagcatacatacaatagtaattagataatctgaagtcaacaaaacaagaccaaagacatattttctgaattataacatttattttttttgttccttttgcgagcgagtaacaggcctgcttgttgtctcttgaattttcctttttcttttgccaccaactttaggcacaacagagccactttgagtggcctctggcacttcacgggcagggcttgtggccagtgactgttcacctacggggcttgtggccagtgactcacctacagggcttgtggccagtgactcacctacagggcttttgggcagtgattcacctacagggcttttgggcagcgattcacctacagggcttttgggcagcgattcacctacagggcttttgggcagcgactcacctacagggcttttgggtagtgactgttcacggacagggcttgtgcccagtgacacatgtgagcaagttggtagacactgcacaagtgatggttggtctgtttcatgtgtgtcttgttttgtttttgtcgcctcctttgtaggtgtctgctgctgaatttgtacagatggcagcggtaggatgtcatcaggaacctgcacagcaatgtctgctacttgaccggtaacatttgggcctggtgaatgaatatcagatgaatgtggtgaaaactgacctgcatgaacagatcctggctgggaggtgttgaattgtggtacattagtcattctccagtaattagcttgtgtttgctgaacaactaatgcttcgaatgaggtgttgattttttgcaactgtttaggcacttcaatgaagactctgtggagatgtgccaattgtgatactgtttcttcctgcagtccaatcatcctttccagcactgtcatcatgtctgaatggcgacgattttctgcgtccactatttttccctctgaagctacaattgcatcgtatgtggaagttgatggacgatttggcggtacaacagtttctatt from Ascaphus truei isolate aAscTru1 chromosome 6, aAscTru1.hap1, whole genome shotgun sequence encodes:
- the LOC142496624 gene encoding uncharacterized protein LOC142496624 is translated as MYLLGNAVLAFGQVHCDDIEILSVCMTINCPFNAFIVRSLQVHGAFAPGGHVSPEMEQVSSPGSASSTLLEEHHGDEDDEYDEDDATEETEIQSCDHEEVPIETVVPPNRPSTSTYDAIVASEGKIVDAENRRHSDMMTVLERMIGLQEETVSQLAHLHRVFIEVPKQLQKINTSFEALVVQQTQANYWRMTNVPQFNTSQPGSVHAGQFSPHSSDIHSPGPNVTGQVADIAVQVPDDILPLPSVQIQQQTPTKEATKTKQDTHETDQPSLVQCLPTCSHVSLGTSPVREQSLPKSPVGESLPKSPVGESLPKSPVGESLPKSPVGESLPKSPVGESLATSPVGESLATSPVGEQSLATSPAREVPEATQSGSVVPKVGGKRKRKIQETTSRPVTRSQKEQKK